From one Rhopalosiphum padi isolate XX-2018 chromosome 2, ASM2088224v1, whole genome shotgun sequence genomic stretch:
- the LOC132922666 gene encoding wee1-like protein kinase 2, translating into MKLTVMDISVGFFSVFLALFSIVYYYVRNRSFGCLPSSTPLIAVAIPQSTVHIGSPLPPTDTNGGVSTRLADKFRVSVNPFTPTGIEILKNRKKRFPRSNNCNIASSESGGSDDCDQSTPPGNKTPASAHPSVNKRLNRLMNSGEVTNVSIRELQTSRFHEEFRIDEYIAAGSFGVIYKCTNLFDGIPYAIKKIKQTTYKSTEYLVRKEVYANSAFGRHPNLVSYFTAWYERGHIYIQTEFCHGGTLERMIHESDHVFCDNALRRLLWHVCNGLAHIHSKKLAHLDIKAANILICKTNGALVFAHDLDDDEEIIDKDIVYKIGDFGHTICIEDVRSIEDGDSRYLPKELLRDDYSQLQKVDVFSTALTVYEAATQKHLPKNGPEWHRLRNGEFSLPQTLFISTSLEKLLKKMVDLDPSNRPSASKVVNLLLDRGMAASKDQDEMEILKLKAQFLTPWLIDFKPPRTTISDRDLSLMTDNCKKIEDY; encoded by the coding sequence ATGAAACTCACTGTCATGGACATTTCCGTTGGCTTTTTCAGCGTTTTCCTCGCGTTGTTTTCGATCGTTTATTATTACGTGAGAAACAGATCGTTTGGATGTTTGCCCTCGTCAACACCATTGATCGCCGTCGCCATTCCGCAATCGACGGTGCACATTGGATCGCCACTGCCCCCGACTGACACCAACGGCGGTGTATCAACCAGACTTGCCGACAAGTTCCGCGTGTCGGTAAATCCGTTCACTCCGACCggtattgaaatattgaaaaacagaaAGAAACGCTTTCCCAGATCGAATAACTGCAACATCGCCAGTTCTGAGAGCGGCGGCAGTGATGACTGCGATCAGTCCACCCCACCCGGCAATAAAACACCTGCTTCCGCCCATCCATCTGTCAACAAACGTCTGAATCGTTTGATGAACAGTGGCGAGGTGACTAACGTCAGTATACGTGAATTGCAGACCTCCCGATTCCACGAAGAGTTCAGAATAGACGAGTATATCGCCGCCGGTAGTTTCGGTGTCATATACAAATGTACAAATTTGTTTGACGGAATACCCTATgcgattaaaaaaatcaaacagacAACGTATAAGAGTACGGAGTATTTGGTCCGTAAGGAGGTGTACGCAAACTCGGCGTTCGGACGACATCCAAATTTGGTTTCGTACTTTACGGCGTGGTACGAGAGGGGTCATATTTACATTCAAACAGAATTCTGCCATGGTGGTACCCTGGAACGCATGATTCACGAGTCTGATCATGTGTTCTGTGACAATGCTCTAAGGCGATTGTTGTGGCACGTGTGCAATGGTCTGGCTCACATTCATTCCAAAAAACTTGCTCATTTGGACATAAAAGCAGCAAACATATTGATATGCAAGACTAATGGGGCATTGGTGTTTGCTCATGATCTAGACGATGATGAAGAAATAATTGACAAAGATATTGTTTACAAGATAGGTGACTTTGGGCATACTATATGTATTGAAGATGTCCGAAGTATTGAAGATGGAGATTCTCGCTATTTACCTAAAGAACTATTACGTGACGATTATTCTCAGTTGCAGAAAGTTGATGTGTTTTCTACTGCGCTTACAGTATACGAGGCTGCAACTCAAAAACATTTACCTAAAAATGGACCAGAATGGCATCGTTTAAGAAATGGTGAATTTTCGTTACCTCAAACTCTCTTTATAAGTACTAGTCtagaaaaattactaaaaaaaatggtcGATTTGGATCCTTCTAATAGGCCTAGTGCTTCTAAAGTGGTCAATCTTTTGCTCGATAGAGGAATGGCAGCTTCAAAAGATCAAGATGAAAtggaaatattgaaattaaaggCTCAATTCCTTACACCTTGGTTAATCGATTTTAAACCGCCAAGAACAACAATATCAGATAGAGATTTATCTTTAATGACTGACAATTGTAAGAAAATTGAAGACTACTGA